One Aphidius gifuensis isolate YNYX2018 linkage group LG5, ASM1490517v1, whole genome shotgun sequence genomic region harbors:
- the LOC122856756 gene encoding zinc finger protein 845-like, whose protein sequence is MNTNFYGSTMEMNRVCRVCLAETDGTASIYTQPITDTNIQQGLTFAQKIKICGEVEVNNNDNFPSSICEICSYRTSVAYDFRIQCQNSDQRLRLYYEKPSRLNSIESATQTDPKIHIKFHKNNDDQSNYYVKQELQNINNPTMNTIVYQNDVEHQHHHHQQQQQHHHQQQQHHHQQQPEQQVLHHQHQQHHQQETIIDNNIIQTDDKLYLCQIGYENTTKDLNKNSVLIETQNIDDTTNCIQNNTQILIATDGSCEQRIHDVVDESLLETSNNKTTNSDEYFNGHILVTSDGVVVAKPSEQTNIQQNDNLNIVCSSDNNLNTIIDNNNDNINDENSIDTIDEKIISNHEEEDDNDGDVGNDVDDIRQPTMRAAKSSGKSYNDDNDDYQCLNEQEKQTYNCNICQKKYTSIKRLKNHSQTHEKKYKCKICARLFYKFDNYDKHIKIHETKPHACQQCHTSFTKPQSLERHLKSHKSSKFQPSIFKKINNNNNSNNINKNNDDDNNKNSDNDSGDGDDDDNDNLHMDIDDNFNKPPGCFKCTVCGQLCSTLKSLKRHSLLHGDKKYSCTVCEQWFYRPDTLKKHAEKHGHGLLDNLIDKNKLYDSSDDDYPSTTTTTTPTTATLKNDINTSGDDDDDEEDDDDGGGGGDNDDDNHHDDEDEDDNVNNVNGDCGGGGDDDDAADDDDNNKYKCQHCDKIMKSKKGLIRHVSMHKPKAEPVTCGICNKVCASQARLALHQKTHNKPKDKIPREYLCHVCSKVYPSNSSLTYHMRTHTGIKPHVCKICNSRFTTTTSLANHTRIHTGDKPFVCHVCSAAFAVSSAFRRHMTRHTGEANYLCKECGKRFKRLSTLKEHTYTHSGEKPYVCKNCGVAYSHSGSLFAHQKRCKIQYNDINNEQHNNHNIIINQNQIHVAHHIHVNNVPSAVRSLGVIGPMF, encoded by the coding sequence atgaataccAATTTTTATGGTTCAACAATGGAAATGAACAGGGTATGTCGTGTATGTCTAGCAGAAACTGATGGTACAGCATCAATATATACTCAACCAATAACAGACACAAATATACAACAAGGTTTAACATTTGcccagaaaataaaaatatgtggtGAAGttgaagttaataataatgataattttccaTCATCAATATGTGAAATATGTAGTTACAGAACAAGTGTTGCATATGATTTTCGTATACAATGTCAAAATTCAGATCAACGTTTACgtttatattatgaaaaacCATCAcgtttaaattcaattgaatctGCAACCCAAACTGATCCAAAAATACacattaaatttcataaaaataatgatgatcaatcaaattattatgttaaacaagaattacaaaatataaataatccaacaatgaatacaattgtttatcaaaatgaCGTTGaacatcagcatcatcatcatcaacaacagcagcaacatcatcatcaacaacaacaacaccatcatcaacaacaaccagAACAACAAGttcttcatcatcagcatcaacaacatcatcaacaagaaacaataattgataataatataattcaaacagatgataaattatatttatgtcaAATCGGTTatgaaaatacaacaaaagatcttaataaaaattctgtaTTAATTGAAAcacaaaatattgatgatacaacaaattgcatacaaaataatacacaaataTTAATAGCAACTGATGGTAGTTGTGAACAAAGAATtcatgatgttgttgatgaatcattacttgaaacaagtaataataaaacaacaaattcagatgaatattttaatggaCATATTCTAGTAACATctgatggtgttgttgttgcaaAACCAAGTGaacaaacaaatatacaacaaaatgataatttaaatatagtaTGTTcatcagataataatttaaatacaataattgataataataatgataatataaatgatgaaaattcaattgatacaattgatgaaaaaataatttcaaatcatgaagaagaagatgataatgatggtgatgttggtaatgatgttgatgatataCGTCAACCAACAATGAGAGCAGCAAAATCATCTGGTAAATCatacaatgatgataatgatgattatcaatgtttaaatgaacaagaaaaacaaacatataattgtaatatatgtcaaaaaaaatatacatcaattaaaagattaaaaaatcattcacaaacacatgaaaaaaaatataaatgtaaaatatgtgcacgtttattttataaatttgataattatgataaacatattaaaatacatgaaaCAAAACCACATGCATGCCAACAATGTCATACATCATTCACAAAACCACAAAGCCTTGAGCGTCATTTAAAAAGtcataaatcatcaaaatttcaaccatcaatatttaaaaaaattaataataataataatagcaataatattaataaaaataatgatgatgataataataaaaatagtgataatgatagtggtgatggtgatgatgatgataatgataatttacatatggatattgatgataattttaataaaccacCTGGTTGTTTTAAGTGTACAGTATGTGGACAATTATGTTCAacattaaaaagtttaaaaagacATTCATTATTACatggtgataaaaaatattcatgtactGTTTGTGAACAATGGTTTTATCGTCCagatacattaaaaaaacatgctGAAAAACATGGTCATGGTTTGttggataatttaattgataaaaataaattatatgattcatctgatgatgattatccatcaacgacaacaacaacaacaccaacaacagctacattaaaaaatgatattaatacaagtggtgatgatgatgatgatgaggaagatgatgacgatggtggtggaggtggtgatAATGACGATGACAACcatcatgatgatgaagacgaagatgataatgttaataatgttaatggtgattgtggtggtggtggcgacgatgatgatgctgctgatgatgatgataataataaatataaatgtcaacattgtgataaaataatgaaatctAAAAAAGGTTTGATACGCCATGTATCAATGCATAAACCAAAAGCTGAACCAGTAACATGTGGTATATGTAATAAAGTATGTGCAAGTCAAGCAAGATTAGCATTACATCAAAAAACTCATAATAAACCAAAAGATAAAATACCACGTGAATATTTATGTCATGTTTGTTCAAAAGTATATCCAAGtaattcatcattaacatATCATATGAGAACACATACTGGTATTAAACCACATGTATGTAAAATATGTAATAGTAgatttacaacaacaacaagtctTGCTAATCATACACGTATACATACTGGTGATAAACCATTTGTATGTCATGTTTGTAGTGCTGCATTTGCTGTTAGTTCAGCATTTCGTCGTCATATGACAAGACATACTGGTGAagctaattatttatgtaaagaATGTGGTAAAAGATTTAAAAGATTAAGTACACTTAAAGAACATACATATACACATTCGGGAGAAAAACCATATGTCTGTAAAAATTGTGGTGTTGCATACAGTCATTCTGGTAGTTTATTTGCTCATCAAAAAAGatgtaaaatacaatataatgatattaataatgaacaacataataatcataatattattattaatcaaaatcaAATTCATGTTGCACATCATATTCATGTTAATAATGTACCATCTGCTGTCAGATCATTGGGTGTTATTGGTCCCATGTTTTGA